The following coding sequences are from one Rhipicephalus microplus isolate Deutch F79 chromosome 3, USDA_Rmic, whole genome shotgun sequence window:
- the LOC142803953 gene encoding uncharacterized protein LOC142803953, which translates to MYLEVPAKAVGPLKKTVQVAEALRLKAPAKAVGPLKRTVQVGETLLLKAPAKAAGPLKKMVQVAEALLKAPAKAAGPLKKMVQTAEALLLKVPAKAVGPLKRTVQVGETLLLKAPAKSVGPLKRTVQVGETLFLKVPVKAVGPLKKIVQVAEALLKAPAKAAGPLKKMVQTAEALLLKVPAKTAGLLKKMVQVAEALLKAPAKAAGPLKKMVQTAEALLLKVPAKTAGLLKKMVQVAEALLKAPTKAAVPLKKMVQMAEALLLKVPVKAAGLLKKMVQVAEALLLKAPAKSVGPLKRTVQVGETLFLKVPVKAVGPLKKIVQVAEALLKAPAKAAGPLKKMVQTAEALLLKVPAKTAGLLKKMVQVAEALLKAPAKAAGPLKKTVQLAEALLKAPTKAAVPLKKMVQMAEALLLKVPVKAAGLLKKMVQVAEALLLKAPAKSVGPLKRTVQVGETLLLKVPVKAVGPLKKIVQVAEALLKAPAKAAGPLKKMVQTAEALLLKAPAKAVGPLKKTVQVAEALLKAPARAAGPLKKTVQVAEALFVKVPAKAVGPLKKTVQVAEALLKAPARAAGPLKKTVQVAEALLLKVPAKAVEPLKKTVQVAEALLLKAPAKAAGPLKKTVQLAEALLKAPTKAAVPLKKMVQMAEALLLKVPVKAAGLLKKMVQVAEALLLKVPAKTAGLLKKMVQVAEALLKAPAKAAGPLKKTVQLAEALLKAPTKAAVPLKKMVQMAEALLLKVPVKAAVLLKKMVQVAEALLLKAPAKSVGPLKRTVQVGETLLLKVPVKAVGPLKKIVQVADALLKAPAKAAGPLKKMVQTAEALLLKAPAKAVGPLKKTVQVAEALLKAPARAAGPLKKTVQVAEALLLKVPAKAVGPLKKTVQVAEALLLKAPAKAAGPLKKTVQVAEAQLLKVPAKAVGPLKKTVQVTEALLCKAPAAKSVGASKKAVQLLVH; encoded by the coding sequence ATGTATTTAGAAGTGCCAGCGAAAGCCGTCGGACCACTGAAGAAAACGGTGCAAGTGGCAGAAGCGCTGCGGTTGAAagcgccagcgaaagcagtcggaCCGCTGAAGAGAACGGTGCAAGTGGGAGAAACGCTGTTGTTGAAAGCGCCAGCGAAAGCAGCCGGGCCGCTGAAGAAAATGGTGCAAGTGGCAGAAGCGCTGTTGAAAGCGCCAGCGAAAGCAGCCGGACCGCTGAAGAAAATGGTGCAAACGGCCGAAGCGCTGCTGTTGAAAgtgccagcgaaagcagtcggaCCGCTGAAGAGAACGGTGCAAGTGGGAGAAACGCTGTTGTTGAAAGCGCCAGCGAAATCAGTCGGACCGCTGAAGAGAACGGTGCAAGTGGGAGAAACGCTGTTTTTGAAAGTGCCAGTGAAAGCAGTCGGACCGCTGAAGAAAATAGTGCAAGTGGCAGAAGCGCTGTTGAAAGCGCCAGCGAAAGCAGCCGGACCGCTGAAGAAAATGGTGCAAACGGCAGAAGCGCTGCTGTTGAAAGTGCCAGCGAAAACAGCCGGACTGCTGAAGAAAATGGTGCAAGTGGCAGAAGCGCTGTTGAAAGCGCCAGCGAAAGCAGCCGGACCGCTGAAGAAAATGGTGCAAACGGCAGAAGCGCTGTTGTTGAAAGTGCCAGCGAAAACAGCCGGACTGCTGAAGAAAATGGTGCAAGTGGCAGAAGCGCTGTTGAAAGCGCCAACGAAAGCAGCCGTACCGCTGAAGAAAATGGTGCAAATGGCAGAAGCGCTGCTGTTGAAAGTGCCAGTGAAAGCAGCCGGACTGCTGAAGAAAATGGTGCAAGTGGCAGAAGCGCTGTTGTTGAAAGCGCCAGCGAAATCAGTCGGACCGCTGAAGAGAACGGTGCAAGTGGGAGAAACGCTGTTTTTGAAAGTGCCAGTGAAAGCAGTCGGACCGCTGAAGAAAATAGTGCAAGTGGCAGAAGCGCTGTTGAAAGCGCCAGCGAAAGCAGCCGGACCGCTGAAGAAAATGGTGCAAACGGCAGAAGCGCTGCTGTTGAAAGTGCCAGCGAAAACAGCCGGACTGCTGAAGAAAATGGTGCAAGTGGCAGAAGCGCTGTTGAAAGCGCCAGCGAAAGCAGCCGGACCGCTGAAGAAAACGGTGCAACTGGCAGAAGCGCTGTTGAAAGCGCCAACGAAAGCAGCCGTACCGCTGAAGAAAATGGTGCAAATGGCAGAAGCGCTGCTGTTGAAAGTGCCAGTGAAAGCAGCTGGACTGCTGAAGAAAATGGTGCAAGTGGCAGAAGCGCTGTTGTTGAAAGCGCCAGCGAAATCAGTCGGACCGCTGAAGAGAACGGTGCAAGTGGGAGAAACGCTGTTGTTGAAAGTGCCAGTGAAAGCAGTCGGACCGCTGAAGAAAATAGTGCAAGTGGCAGAAGCGCTGTTGAAAGCGCCAGCGAAAGCAGCCGGACCGCTGAAGAAAATGGTGCAAACGGCAGAAGCGCTGCTGTTGAAagcgccagcgaaagcagtcggaCCGCTGAAGAAAACGGTGCAAGTGGCAGAAGCGCTGTTGAAAGCGCCAGCGAGAGCAGCCGGACCGCTGAAGAAAACGGTGCAAGTAGCAGAAGCGCTCTTTGTCAAAgtgccagcgaaagcagtcggaCCGCTGAAAAAAACGGTGCAAGTGGCAGAAGCGCTGTTGAAAGCGCCAGCGAGAGCAGCCGGACCGCTGAAGAAAACGGTGCAAGTAGCAGAAGCGCTCTTGTTGAAAGTGCCAGCGAAAGCAGTGGAACCGCTGAAAAAAACGGTGCAAGTGGCAGAAGCGCTGCTGTTGAAAGCGCCAGCGAAAGCAGCCGGACCGCTGAAGAAAACGGTGCAACTGGCAGAAGCGCTGTTGAAAGCGCCAACGAAAGCAGCCGTACCGCTGAAGAAAATGGTGCAAATGGCAGAAGCGCTGCTGTTGAAAGTGCCAGTGAAAGCAGCCGGACTGCTGAAGAAAATGGTGCAAGTGGCAGAAGCGCTGTTGTTGAAAGTGCCAGCGAAAACAGCCGGACTGCTGAAGAAAATGGTGCAAGTGGCAGAAGCGCTGTTGAAAGCGCCAGCGAAAGCAGCCGGACCGCTGAAGAAAACGGTGCAACTGGCAGAAGCGCTGTTGAAAGCGCCAACGAAAGCAGCCGTACCGCTGAAGAAAATGGTGCAAATGGCAGAAGCGCTGCTGTTGAAAGTGCCAGTGAAAGCAGCCGTACTGCTGAAGAAAATGGTGCAAGTGGCAGAAGCGCTGTTGTTGAAAGCGCCAGCGAAATCAGTCGGACCGCTGAAGAGAACGGTGCAAGTGGGAGAAACGCTGTTGTTGAAAGTGCCAGTGAAAGCAGTCGGACCGCTGAAGAAAATAGTGCAAGTGGCAGATGCGCTGTTGAAAGCGCCAGCGAAAGCAGCCGGACCGCTGAAGAAAATGGTGCAAACGGCAGAAGCGCTGCTGTTGAAagcgccagcgaaagcagtcggaCCGCTGAAGAAAACGGTGCAAGTGGCAGAAGCGCTGTTGAAAGCGCCAGCGAGAGCAGCCGGACCGCTGAAGAAAACGGTGCAAGTAGCAGAAGCGCTCTTGTTGAAAgtgccagcgaaagcagtcggaCCGCTGAAAAAAACGGTGCAAGTGGCAGAAGCGCTGCTGTTGAAAGCGCCAGCGAAAGCAGCCGGACCGCTGAAGAAAACGGTGCAAGTGGCAGAAGCGCAGTTGTTGAAAgtgccagcgaaagcagtcggaCCGCTGAAGAAAACGGTGCAAGTGACAGAAGCGCTATTGTGTAAAGCACCAGCAGCGAAATCAGTCGGAGCGTCGAAGAAAGCGGTACAACTACTGGTGCATTAA